AGTCAAAGGTCAAACCTTTAAGCTGCACTTGATTCCCTCTGGTATTTTGTATCCAAATACCGATTGCATTATCGGTTGTGGAACAGTCATCGATCCACAAATTTTGATCGCAGAAATCGACCAACTAAAAGAATTAAATATTTCCACTGACCACCTGCTGATATCTGAGACAGCCCACGTAACGATGCCTTATCATCGGTTGATTGACCAGGCATCCGAAGAACGACGGGGAAGCTATAAGATCGGCACAACAGGTCGGGGCATTGGGCCGACTTATGCTGACAAATCTGAACGGACTGGCATTCGGGTTTTAGATTTAATGGATCCGGATGGGCTACGCGAGCAGTTAGAGTGGACGATTAATTATAAAAACGTCATTTTAGAAAAGCTTTACAACTTGCCGCCTCTAAATGCACAAGAGGTAATTGAGGAGTATTTGGGCTATGCAGAACGTTTGCGGCCTCACGTTGTTGATACATCGTTAAAAATATCCGATGCAATTGGGCGACGGCGCAATATTTTGTTCGAAGGCGCACAAGGTACGCTCCTTGACTTAGATCATGGAACTTATCCCTATGTCACCTCCTCTAACCCTGTGGCGGGTGGGGCTTGCGTTGGCACAGGGGTAGGGCCGACAACGATTGATCGGGTAATTGGGGTGTCGAAAGCCTATACAACACGGGTGGGAGAGGGGCCATTTCCCACAGAATTGGATGGAGAGTTGGGAGAATTGTTGTGCGATCGCGGTGCCGAATTTGGCACAACCACCGGACGCAAACGACGCTGTGGCTGGTTTGATGCGGTCATTGGTCGCTATGCCGTGCGGATTAACGGCATGGATTGCATGGCGCTCACCAAACTGGATGTCCTCGATGAATTAGAGGAAATTAAAGTTTGCGTAGCTTATGACATAGATGGTCAACGCAGCGAACACTTCCCTACCAGTTCTCGTCGATTTGCTAGATGTCGCCCCATCTACAAAACCTTACCAGGCTGGAAAGTGTCAACAACCCACTGCCGCACCCTGGAAGACTTGCCACAGCAAGCACTGGACTATCTAAAATTCCTCGCCGAATTAATGGAAGTCCCGATTGCGATCGTCTCACTAGGAGCAAGCCGCGATCAAACCATAATCGTAGAAGACCCCATCCACGGGCCAAAACGCGCTTTATTGAAAGCCGATGGCACACCTGCTACCTTGCTAAGTGCTTAGTTAAAAGTTAAGAGTTAAAAGTGAATAGTTAAGAGTTAAAAATCAAGAGTGAACAGTGAGTAATTAACTCCTAACTCCTAACTCCTAACTCCTAACTTTTAACTTCTAACTCCTACACTCTAATTAACAACTAACAACTTCTATGGCTATTACAGTTGAATCTCAAAAACGTCCAGAAGGCAGCAAGCCAAGAGCTTTGCGCCGTTCTGGATTGATACCTGGAAATTTGTACGGTCATAAAGGTACAGAATCCATTTCTTTGACCATTGATGCTAAAACTGTTGAGCGTTTGCTCAAAAAAGTTTCAGTCAACAATACATTGATTGAATTAAACATTGCTGATGCACCTTGGCGCGGCAAAACCCTACTACGGGAACTTCAGATTCATCCAGCAAAAGGTACACCCTACCACCTCAGCTTTTTCGCGGTTGCTGGTCACGGCGACACCACTGTAGAAGTACGGCTGCGTTTTGTGGGCAATGCTGTTGGTGTTAAACAAGATGGTGGTGTGTTAGACACCGTAATCACCGAATTGCAAGTAAGTTGTGCGCCAGAAAACATCCCAGATGTAATTGAAATCGATGTCACTAACCTGCAAATTGGAGACAGTTTGAGTATTAGTGATATACCCTTTCCTGAAGGTGTTACACCTCTAGCTGAATCGGAAAGACTTGTTGTGAGCGTTTTGCCACCGCAAATTAGTGCTGAAGATGCTGGCACAGAAACTGAAACAGCTTCTTAAGCTAAGTAAACTATGTAATAATTTTTGATGATACCAGGGGGGAACTCCTGGTTTTTTTGTATTTGAACCGCAGAGGCGCAGAGAGCGCAGAGGAATAGAGATGACAGAAGCGACTCTTCCAGTCTTAATTCAGCAAATGTTGCAGCCGGAATTTTATCCCCATGAGGTAACAGAACCTATTGAACTAATTCAAACTCACATTTCTTATGTGCTGCTAACTGGGGATTACGCTTATAAGCTAAAAAAACCTGTGAATTTTGGCTTTTTGGATTTTTCTACTTTAGAGAAGCGGCAGCATTTTTGTCAGGAAGAGTTGCGGTTAAATCAGCGGGGTGCGGGTGAACTATATTTAGAAGTTTTGCCTATAACTCTGGTAGGAGAGCAATACCAATTAGGAGGAACGGCTGAGGCTGTAGAATATGTGCTGAAGATGCGCCAGTTTCCTCAAGAGTCGCTATTGAGTACATTGTTTGAACAAGGTAAGTTGAATGAGACAAACCTAGATGAGTTGGGGCGGGTGGTGGCTCAATACCATGCCAAAGCGCAGACAAATGATTATATTCGGAGTTTTGGTGAAGTGCCAAAAGTTAGGGCTGCATTTGACGAGAATTATCAGCAAACTGAAAAGTATATTGGTGGCCCCCAGACTCAAGCGCAATTTACAGAAACAAAGCAATATACAGATAAATTTTTTGCTGAACGTCCAGAATTATTTGCTAGCAGAATTCAAAATAACTATATTCGTGAATGTCACGGGGATTTACACCTGAAAAATATTGCTCTGTGGCACGACAAAATCTTGCTGTTTGATTGCATTGAGTTTAACGAGCCATTTCGCTTTGTTGATGTGATGTATGATGTGGCGTTCACGGTGATGGATTTGGAAGCGCGCCAACGCAAAGATTTGGGTAATGCTTTTTTGAATTCCTACATCGAGCAAACCGGAGACTGGGAAGGCTTACAGGTACTGCCTCTGTATTTAAGTCGTCAAGCTTATGTCCGGGCTAAGGTGACATCATTTTTGCTAGACGATCCAAGTGTACCGACGGCAGTAAAGGAAGAAGCGACAAAAACCGCTGCTGACTATTACAAACAAGCTTGGGAGTATACTAAACCAAAAGTTGGAGAACTGATTTTGATGTCGGGGTTGTCGGGTTCTGGTAAAAGTACCACAGCAAGACATTTAGCCCGTCAACAGGGAGCGATTCACCTGCGTTCTGATGCGGTGCGGAAACATTTAGGGGGAATTCCTCTATGGGAAAGAGGTGGCGATGATTTGTATACGCCTGAGATGACTGAGAAAACCTACACAAAGCTTCTAGAATTGGGAATTATCCTTGCTCAACAAGGTTTTTCGGTGATTTTGGATGCCAAGTACGATCAACAGCATTTGCGGCAAGAAGCGATCGCTCAAGCTACAAAGCACCAACTTCCCCTTCAGATTATCCAATGTACAGCACCGCTAGAAGTTCTCAAAGCGCGTCTTAACAACCGTACTGGTGATATTGCTGATGCCACTGCCGATTTATTAGCCTCACAAATCAAACAAGCTGAACCTTTTACTGAAGAAGAACAACCCTACGTAAAGATTTTGGATACAACTCAAGAACAAGAGGCACAATTAAAATAATTTGTAATTCGTAATTCGTAATTTGTAATTGAATTGAAAATTACGAATTACCCCTGATGTGAATTAGAAACGCTTCTTTTCTTATAAGGGTTTCTAGATTGCCCAAAATCATTGTTTTGGGACTGCCTACGAAATTACAAGGGTTTCAAGACTTCATTCACATTAAGCGTGAATTATGAATTAGTAATTAGTTAATAGCTTTTTTACTCTATGGCAGACAAAAAGAACGACTTTTTTAGTATTTCTCCCAGCTTCTTTTCTCAGTTGTTATTTGGGGCATTTTTAACATTTATATTAATAATGACCGGCTCCGCACCAGCCCTGAGCATTTTCTTAGGAATCATGGGCGGTTTCATCCTGAGCTGGATCACAAATATAACCAGTAATAGCGCCCAGCCTCCAACTGTCGCCTCCTCTGATGGGGTTGATACAGGGCTGAAATACTGGTTATTTTTCATGCTTGGCTTTGTATATTTAGGATATCCAGCACCCATGAGTATCTTGCTCGGTGGAATAGGCGCTTTAGCTGGAGGCTGGATTACTGCTTGGTGGGGAAGCAAGGAAGAAACTAGAACTCAGTTGCAAGTTGAAGAATTAGAAGAAGGCGAAGTTGAACCAACGAACGACAGGATCAACAAACGGCAAATAAGAAAAACCGCCCGCCGTTACCGTCGCTCTCCTGGAAATAGTTTCAATTTTAGGTTTTGGGAAAAGTAGTAATTTGGGCATTGGGCAAAACAGTTCCCCTTTGCCGTTAGCGGGGCGTTTAGCCCGTTCCTAGTGCTGAGTAAAGAAGTGAGATTGCCCACTCAGCACTCATTCATGAGGGGGATAGAGCATTGGGCAAGGGTATAAAATCTTAGGTTTGCTCTATGCCAATACTTGTAAATTGTCGGAGGTATTGACTAGTGGTCTGTCTCATTAAGTTTGCAAGGTTTGTAGTGAGCGATTTATCGCTCAATTTCAAGCACTGAAGTGCTTACTACAAACTTTTATAATGAATACAGCGCAAGCATTTTGTTGATTTGGAATGGGTTGGTTTATTTACGCCGTGCTGTACTAGTAGGATTTAAAGGTTTCCAGCCTATCTGGGTGAACCCAACGTCTAAGGGATTCGCCAGTAGTCTTGTGTATCTGAATTTGGACTTGTTTTTGACTGAATTTGATGATTTGAGCAGGTATTTTATGAGCATAAGTTTGACTTCCACGAGAGTTGTAGTTCCAGATCACCTTTTGTCCTGGTTCAAATTCCATTACTATCTCCTGATGGGACTGTAGCCTAACTTGAAATCATTAAGGTTAAAGGATTTCGTCTTTGAATCGAGCGTGAATCTCATCAATAGAGCGTTCCATTTTCTTCACCATTTTGGGATAACGCAGTTTTTGAATGACAAGCCATCCAAACCCCGCAACAAAGTACATTAACACCAAGTAAGGGAAGGTATTGTAAGGTGCTGGTGGCACTGGAAATAGAGTACTACCCGGAATTCCGACAGTACCAAGGACAGGAATCATCATAAAAACTACGCCTAAGACTGAAAACAAGATATCTATTGAGCGGAGTTTTTTGATGCGATACAAGTAAATTGGGGCAGCAATTGAAACCAAAATATATACGACTAAAAAACCATAAGTGCAAAGTGTTCCTGTGTAACCCAAAATTTCAAAAGGCTTGATGCTAAATAGGTTCAACGCACTAGGAACTATAAATGTAATCAAGGAACACAAGGCAATTGCTGTGTGGGGTGTCAGGTTAGAATCATGGGTTTTACCCAGAGAAGTGTGAAACAAACCATCCCTTGCCATCATAAACACTATCCTGGCTGCTGGATTGATACAAGCAAGAGTACAAGCGAAGAAGCTTAATAATGCACCAATACTAATTAAGGTTCCTAATAAACCCACACCTGCTTGATTTGCCAAAAATGTCAGTGGCTCTTCAGTTTTGCCCAAATCTACGGAACTACCACTAAATCCCAGCACTTCGACATACGCCATGAACATGAAAAATACACCAGACCACATCGTGCTTTGGATCAAAGATTTGGGAATATTTTTCAGTGGTTTTTTCGCTTCATCTCCTAAAGACGTAGCACTTTCAAAACCCGAAAAACCAAATACAACCAGGACAATTCCTAACGAAATACCACCAGGGGTAGCTCCTTTGAGGGTCAGTTGGGACAGATCAATTGCAAAGCCCTTGTGTGCCCAAACAATCATCCCCAACAACAAAATTGAAACTACAGAGATACCTTCAAGTACCAGCATCATCTTTGCTGATAACTGAATGTCTTTATAACCCACATACCAAGCCAGAATTGTCCCCAGTGCGAACAATGTTAAAGTATGGGTGTGTATGCCAATATGACCCAGCAAAGATTCACCAAAAATTGCAAAGCCAGATAAGGTTGACATCCCGGTAAATAAATAACCCAGAATCAGGCCCCAGGCAGACATAACACCTGCTGTAGAACCCAAACCTTTGACAATATAGGAGTATAGCGATCCTGGAGAAGCAGAACGCCGCGCAAATTGGTTAATGTTGACAGCAACAAACAACAGCCCAATCATCCCTAATAAGAAACTCAGCCAAGTTCCGTTACCTGAACTGGCGAAGATTAAACCTAAATTAGCGGCGGGTGTTGTTGTGGGTGCAATTACTGCAACTGATTGTGCAAATACTTCCCCATAAGAAAGACATTCTTTTTTTAAGCCATGAGCGCTCTGATTAATTTTTAGCTCGATTTCCTGAGTCATATACAACCTATCCTCACTCTTATTTGAATCCAGCGGATATAGGACTAAAGCCTAAAACTAATGTGAATAGGTACTGACTACAAAATGCTGATTTAACTTTATGAAATCTCACTAATAAGAGCAAATGTTCTTAATTATTAATTAGATAAATAAGATTTATCGAAACAGAATTCAGGAGTCATATCATGTCCGGTTAAACACTTGTCATTGCGTACTCCGTTGGAGAACCCGTTCGCGAATAGCGTCTCCGAAGGAGAAGGGTACGGAGTGAAGCATAAGTCCTTCGGACACGCTTCGCGAACGCAGAGTCCTGGTGATTGCTTCACTCCACTTCGTTGCGATCGCAATGACATATCGTAAGTAATTTGGCGGATATGATATCAGAATTCAGAATGGATTCTGAGCGAAAAACGAGAAGTATTGACTATCCACTATGTTTTTATAGGACAGGACTTACGCAAAATCATAAAAAAACGAACTGCAAAGGACGCATAGACGCGGAGCGGCTTCCCGCAGGGTAGGACACAAAGAAATAAGAGTTTCAGAAAGTTTTTGAACCTATTTCTCGCCGAGTCGGAGACAAACTTAAACTTTAGTTTAAGTCAGGGAAAGATTCATCAAACTCAATTACACTAATTGCTTTTGCTGTAATTTTACTAATTCATGAGGTGCGATCGCTCCATTCTCTGTAATGATGGCTGTAATCAACTCAGCCGGAGTCACATCAAAAGCTGGGTTGTAAAAATCTACACCTTCAGGTGCGAGAATGCTATCACCGACTTGGTAGATTTCTGTTGGATCGCGTTCTTCAATGGGAATTTTGCTGCCATCAGCTAATTCAAAATCAACGGTGGAAAGGGGCGCAGCCACAAAGAAGGGGATATTATGGGCAATAGCAGCGATCGCTACACTATATGTACCAATTTTATTGGCAGTATCACCGTTAGCAGCAATTCGGTCAGCACCCACAACTACAGCATGAATCAAACCCTGTTTCATGCAATGGGCTGCCATATTATCAGTAATTAATGTCACTGGAATACCTTCTTGCACACATTCCCAAGTGGTGAGTTTTGCCCCTTGCAAACGGGGACGGGTTTCGTCGGCAAATAAACGTTCTAAACGTCCTTCCCTCCAAGCAGAACGGACAACACCCAAAGCAGTGCCATATCCAGCCGTAGCTAGCGCCCCAGCGTTGCAATGAGTAAGTAGCGTTAGCTTTTGGGGGGTAGTGGGTAAGACTGCCAAACCATTATCACCGATGGCTTGACAGGTTTGCAAATCTTCAATGTTGATTGTTTGGGCTGTTTGGAAAAGGGTTTGCTTAATTTCTTCTACAGTTCCCAGTGTTTCGTAGGCAACTTTGATCATCCGACTAATTGCCCAAAATAAATTTACCGCCGTCGGACGAGTAGAACGCAACAACTGGGCAACTTTGTCTAAGTTTTGCAGAAATTCGTGGCGATCGCTAGTTTGAATTTCCCTTGCACCAAGATACATTCCGTAAGCCGCAGCTACACCAATTGCTGGCGCACCTCGGACAATCATCGTTTTAATCGCCCGCGCCATGTCTTCACTGCGGTGGATTTCCACCAGTGTATATTCGTTAGGTAAGCGCGTTTGATCGATTAGTGAAACCGAGTCTTTGTGCCAAATAACGGGATAAACCTGGTTTGTAGAAGTTGTCATAAAAATAGCCAATAATCTTTTTTAACTTTAATAGCTTTATGAAGCTCTTTTCTATGCAGCTTCATTTTAAATTGGTATTAGGTGGACACCAGAAGAGGTTTTTGCTAGAAATCCCAAGAGACTCTAGAATTCCTCGCATTACCTCTGTACAGTACATCCAGTGTCCCAAATCGTCATACATTCGATCGGGATTAAACTCTACATTGTAGTGCAGCACATTGGGAAGGTCTAAAAACTCATCATCGCTTTGAGGAGAAAGTAGCAAGAGATGAAATGGCTTTCCCTGACATTTTTTTTCTAGCTTTTCGACCAGATCGATTACGCCACCGCGATCGCTAATCCCTGTGCGGACGAAAAGCACTTTGTCGCAGTGCTGCAATGCATACCAAAACCTTTCAGAGCGGGCGGTGTACCGAACGCGCATCCGTTCATGGATGGGGGACATATCGTTTGTTGGATCATCTGTCTCCTCGACCTCATGGGCAAAGGATAAACCTGACCACTTACTATGGTAAATTCTCCCTGCATCAGGGCTGTAGTGCAGAAAGGCAGGGTTCCACATATCATAAAAACCATTTTCAATGGCATCCGCAACATCTGCAATATTGGTAGTGCGCGTCAGATCAAAGGGAAAGGCAGGGCCATCGTATTCCATTTTATACAGCATCATGCGGACGGCACAGCGATCGCCAAGGGGGAGAATGGCGACACGGCTAATATCTGATAACTTACATTTGTATTGAAAAAATATCGCAGACTTAGGTGGTGCTTTCACCCGACTTTCTAGCCCATCTTTGCCAATCATCATTGTCCGAAAGGGAATATCGGGATGAAGCGGATCTTCGTAAACACCCGATGGCATGGCTTTAAGGGCTTTGCAAACCTCTGTCCACATGGGTTGAATATTGTACTCGTTATCTGATTCGTTGATCGCCCATATCTGCCGTTCGTTTGCTTGCAAAATCCCTAGATGCCCGTCATAGAATAAAACTTGTGAGTTGTTCGGCAAAAATAGATTGAAGCCAGCGCTATATTCTAAGTCAGCACCAGGGGGGATGTTTACTGTAGTTGCGATCGCTCCATCTTCTTGTACGGCAAAGAAAGGGAGTGTTCCAGGCTGGGTATTTTTGGCAACGTAAATACCTGGTATCAATCCAGCCCTACTTTGCAGTACAGTTTGCAATTCCTGCCAATAGGGAGCGATGGTGTAACTGTATTGTGATGAATTAACAATCCGTAAACGCTTCTCTTCAATACAAACAGAGATATGAAAGCCGGCATTGTCAAAGTAGATGGGAAATTCATCCGGTTGTCGAAGACGTTGTTTTTGCTTTGTTAATTCATCTTTGTCGATGTTAAATAAGTCTTGGTCGATTTGCTGATACATCAGGCTATGACCAACTGTGTTTGGGTGAGCCGGGTCGAAAGATATCCCCGCTTTCCATCGTCCTTGTCCATCATCCACGGCTGTCAACCAATCAAGTATGGGTATGCCCCAACTTAGCATTCGCTTGTGTGTATCTTGGAGCAACCAGTAATGTTCTAGAGAATAGTCGCCATTGGAATAAACGCCGCCCAGAATCGGCATAGCTCCGATGTCGCGCGTCATTTTCACCAGCTGCTGCAAACCACTTTCAAACCGCCGTTGTACTGCTCGCCGTTCGTGAGGAGGACAGTAGGCTAATCCTTCGTTACCCAGAGACAGGGCAATGATTACAATATCTGGTTGTTCTGGGATTACAACCGATCCAAATCGAGCGATGGTTCTGCTGACATTTGCCCCCACTTCTGACACATTTACCAGTTGATGCCCATATTTTTGCTGTAAAGCCTGTGCCAATAACCAAACCCAACCTTTGAAAAACCAGGCTTTATGACCGAATGCGACGGAACTACCAATGACCACAATTTTCAGACGATCAGCCCCTTTTTCAACGGGCATTTTAACAGCAGACTCATCAATGTATCCAAAGGGATAAGGTTGTAAATAACCGAATGCGCCATCATCCACAATAACCGTGCTGGAATGCTCGTTAGGCTCAATGGGAATCCATCGGTTTGTAGCTAGTAAGCTCTCCCATTGGGCATTACCATTTGGATTGAGACGCACATACTTGTATTCAACTCTTTGGAGATTGCTTGATTCTTGAATGTCAATATCTACCCACCATAAAGGATAGCGATCGCTACTTGTCCGCAGTTGGATACACTTTGTAATATCCCATAGTCCCAACTCTGGAGTAGAACCCACAAGAGCGATAAATTCGCCTGTTTGCGTGTATGCACTGATCTGGAATCGATACATAAAGTTTGTCCTGTTTTAGTGAGTACGATACCAAACAGTCAGGCTGAATCTTTAAATCTACTT
This genomic interval from Nostoc sp. KVJ3 contains the following:
- the mtnA gene encoding S-methyl-5-thioribose-1-phosphate isomerase — its product is MTTSTNQVYPVIWHKDSVSLIDQTRLPNEYTLVEIHRSEDMARAIKTMIVRGAPAIGVAAAYGMYLGAREIQTSDRHEFLQNLDKVAQLLRSTRPTAVNLFWAISRMIKVAYETLGTVEEIKQTLFQTAQTINIEDLQTCQAIGDNGLAVLPTTPQKLTLLTHCNAGALATAGYGTALGVVRSAWREGRLERLFADETRPRLQGAKLTTWECVQEGIPVTLITDNMAAHCMKQGLIHAVVVGADRIAANGDTANKIGTYSVAIAAIAHNIPFFVAAPLSTVDFELADGSKIPIEERDPTEIYQVGDSILAPEGVDFYNPAFDVTPAELITAIITENGAIAPHELVKLQQKQLV
- a CDS encoding AAA family ATPase; the protein is MTEATLPVLIQQMLQPEFYPHEVTEPIELIQTHISYVLLTGDYAYKLKKPVNFGFLDFSTLEKRQHFCQEELRLNQRGAGELYLEVLPITLVGEQYQLGGTAEAVEYVLKMRQFPQESLLSTLFEQGKLNETNLDELGRVVAQYHAKAQTNDYIRSFGEVPKVRAAFDENYQQTEKYIGGPQTQAQFTETKQYTDKFFAERPELFASRIQNNYIRECHGDLHLKNIALWHDKILLFDCIEFNEPFRFVDVMYDVAFTVMDLEARQRKDLGNAFLNSYIEQTGDWEGLQVLPLYLSRQAYVRAKVTSFLLDDPSVPTAVKEEATKTAADYYKQAWEYTKPKVGELILMSGLSGSGKSTTARHLARQQGAIHLRSDAVRKHLGGIPLWERGGDDLYTPEMTEKTYTKLLELGIILAQQGFSVILDAKYDQQHLRQEAIAQATKHQLPLQIIQCTAPLEVLKARLNNRTGDIADATADLLASQIKQAEPFTEEEQPYVKILDTTQEQEAQLK
- a CDS encoding DUF1796 family putative cysteine peptidase, whose translation is MYRFQISAYTQTGEFIALVGSTPELGLWDITKCIQLRTSSDRYPLWWVDIDIQESSNLQRVEYKYVRLNPNGNAQWESLLATNRWIPIEPNEHSSTVIVDDGAFGYLQPYPFGYIDESAVKMPVEKGADRLKIVVIGSSVAFGHKAWFFKGWVWLLAQALQQKYGHQLVNVSEVGANVSRTIARFGSVVIPEQPDIVIIALSLGNEGLAYCPPHERRAVQRRFESGLQQLVKMTRDIGAMPILGGVYSNGDYSLEHYWLLQDTHKRMLSWGIPILDWLTAVDDGQGRWKAGISFDPAHPNTVGHSLMYQQIDQDLFNIDKDELTKQKQRLRQPDEFPIYFDNAGFHISVCIEEKRLRIVNSSQYSYTIAPYWQELQTVLQSRAGLIPGIYVAKNTQPGTLPFFAVQEDGAIATTVNIPPGADLEYSAGFNLFLPNNSQVLFYDGHLGILQANERQIWAINESDNEYNIQPMWTEVCKALKAMPSGVYEDPLHPDIPFRTMMIGKDGLESRVKAPPKSAIFFQYKCKLSDISRVAILPLGDRCAVRMMLYKMEYDGPAFPFDLTRTTNIADVADAIENGFYDMWNPAFLHYSPDAGRIYHSKWSGLSFAHEVEETDDPTNDMSPIHERMRVRYTARSERFWYALQHCDKVLFVRTGISDRGGVIDLVEKLEKKCQGKPFHLLLLSPQSDDEFLDLPNVLHYNVEFNPDRMYDDLGHWMYCTEVMRGILESLGISSKNLFWCPPNTNLK
- a CDS encoding adenylosuccinate synthase produces the protein MANVIVIGAQWGDEGKGKITDLLSRSADVVVRYQGGVNAGHTIVVKGQTFKLHLIPSGILYPNTDCIIGCGTVIDPQILIAEIDQLKELNISTDHLLISETAHVTMPYHRLIDQASEERRGSYKIGTTGRGIGPTYADKSERTGIRVLDLMDPDGLREQLEWTINYKNVILEKLYNLPPLNAQEVIEEYLGYAERLRPHVVDTSLKISDAIGRRRNILFEGAQGTLLDLDHGTYPYVTSSNPVAGGACVGTGVGPTTIDRVIGVSKAYTTRVGEGPFPTELDGELGELLCDRGAEFGTTTGRKRRCGWFDAVIGRYAVRINGMDCMALTKLDVLDELEEIKVCVAYDIDGQRSEHFPTSSRRFARCRPIYKTLPGWKVSTTHCRTLEDLPQQALDYLKFLAELMEVPIAIVSLGASRDQTIIVEDPIHGPKRALLKADGTPATLLSA
- a CDS encoding APC family permease, whose amino-acid sequence is MTQEIELKINQSAHGLKKECLSYGEVFAQSVAVIAPTTTPAANLGLIFASSGNGTWLSFLLGMIGLLFVAVNINQFARRSASPGSLYSYIVKGLGSTAGVMSAWGLILGYLFTGMSTLSGFAIFGESLLGHIGIHTHTLTLFALGTILAWYVGYKDIQLSAKMMLVLEGISVVSILLLGMIVWAHKGFAIDLSQLTLKGATPGGISLGIVLVVFGFSGFESATSLGDEAKKPLKNIPKSLIQSTMWSGVFFMFMAYVEVLGFSGSSVDLGKTEEPLTFLANQAGVGLLGTLISIGALLSFFACTLACINPAARIVFMMARDGLFHTSLGKTHDSNLTPHTAIALCSLITFIVPSALNLFSIKPFEILGYTGTLCTYGFLVVYILVSIAAPIYLYRIKKLRSIDILFSVLGVVFMMIPVLGTVGIPGSTLFPVPPAPYNTFPYLVLMYFVAGFGWLVIQKLRYPKMVKKMERSIDEIHARFKDEIL
- a CDS encoding 50S ribosomal protein L25/general stress protein Ctc → MAITVESQKRPEGSKPRALRRSGLIPGNLYGHKGTESISLTIDAKTVERLLKKVSVNNTLIELNIADAPWRGKTLLRELQIHPAKGTPYHLSFFAVAGHGDTTVEVRLRFVGNAVGVKQDGGVLDTVITELQVSCAPENIPDVIEIDVTNLQIGDSLSISDIPFPEGVTPLAESERLVVSVLPPQISAEDAGTETETAS